The DNA segment ATGTTATATGCAAAAGAGCATTTGTCTTCGCAAAAAACTTCAAGCACTATGCGCGTTATGCAAAAACGCAACGTAGCCTCCGTCTTAAGAGCACTGCTCGATCAGCACGGGATCTCCCCCACGGAGCTCCATCGTCGCACCGGCGTGCCTCAATCCACTCTCTCGCGGATTCTCAGCGGGAAGATCGTCGATCCTTCGGATAAACACATTTCGAAAATCGCCGAATACTTCGGCGTGAGCACCGATCAGCTGCGCGGGCGCGCGGACGTCGCGGCGACGTCCGGCGGCGGGCGTGACGACGTGCATGCGGAACTCAAGGACATAAGCCTGTGGGACGACGACACCCCTGTCGATGACGACGAGGTGTCGGTGCCCTTTCTTCGTGAGGTTGAATTGGCTGCTGGATCAGGAAGATTCGTCATCGAAGAGAGCGAGCGCTCTAGCCTGCGCTTCGGCAAGCGCAGCCTGCGCCATAACGGTGTGCAGTTCGACCAGGCCAAATGCGTGACGGTACGCGGCAACAGCATGTTGCCGGTGCTGCGCGATGGCGCCACCGTCGGTGTGAATGCGGGCAAGTGCGGCATTGGCGACATCATCGATGGCGACCTTTATGCGATCAACCACAACGGCCAGTTGCGGGTGAAACAGCTCTACCGTCTGCCGACCGGGATCCGTCTGCGCAGCTTCAATCGCGATGAGCACCCGGACGAGGACTACAGCTTCCAGGAAATCCAGGAAGAGCAGATCGTCATCCTCGGCCATGTATTCTGGTGGGGCATGTACGCCCGCTAAGCCCATCACTTTCAGATAAGCCCGCCCCTCGGCGGGTTTTTTTTCGCCTGCTGAAAGCCGCCAACCCCTTTGGCAGCGGGGCTTCCATGCATTCGTGCATTCTTGATGCATAAATAAATGCATTTACGCATTGACTGTATATGCATCCATGCATATTCTTGCCACCAAGCCGCTCGACAAAGCGGCTGGCAAGACAAGCTCTTTAGTTCCACAAGCACAGGCAGCGATGAACCGGCCTCAACGGTTCAGAGGGTTGGCAACTGACCCGGGTGTGCAGCGTAAAGCACCAGAAGCAGTTATCCGGCGGGCAGGGACCGCGGTCGGAAAAACAATCTGAATGACTCGTACCGCGCCAGTAGCGCCGAAAAGTCAGCTTCCTTCTTGAACACTGGATTTGAAGGAAGGCGAAGGAGCGCATTACTGAAAAGCCTGGCGTGCAAGCGCCGGGCTTTTTGGAATGCCTGCCTCAAGAGAAACCGTTTGAACCAACCCATCACTCATCAATCACCCACGGAGGCGTGACATGACAAACGAGCAACAAGCGTTGGCGGACATGCCGATCTGGCTGGTCATCCTCCTGGCCGTCGTTGGCGGGGTGTCCGGCGAAATGTGGCGCGCGGACAAGGAGGGCGCCCGCGGCTGGTCATTGCTGCGGCGCCTGGCCTTGCGCTCCGGCGCCTGCATGATCTGCGGCGTGTCGGCGATCATGCTGCTGTATGCCGCAGGGCTGTCCATATGGGCCGCCGGCGCATTCGGCTGCCTGACTGCCATGGCCGGTGCCGACGTCGCCATCGGTCTGTACGAACGCTGGGCCGCCAAGCGCATCGGCGTCTGCGAAGTGCCACCGCGCGATCCACAGTAACCCATCACTTTCCTGACTCGCTGCACGCTGTGCGGCGGGTTTTGGCGTGGACATTAGAAAAGGAGGTCACGCATGCCCATCCCGATCCAGCAGCCCTCGCAGCTGTACACGGCAATGGCAACAACCTTGCGCAACAGCGCCGGACTCAACGTGCAGGTCGGCCATCAGGAGGATTTCAGCGCACCTGGCGCACAGGCTTGGGTGTTGATCGATGTTGACCGCAATGCACCGGGCGTTCGTGCTGCTGACGGGCGTATTGCCCATGTGCTGACGCTGTCGCTGCAAGTCATCCCGGCACTTTCCGCCAGTGCCTTTGCCGCCTGCGATCTGATCGCCGTGCTGAAAAATCTGATCACCGACAATCGCTGGGGGCTGCCCGGCGATCAGTGTGATCTGCCGATGAATATCGACGGTTTGCCGTCAATTCACGGCGAGCAATACAAAACCTGGACGCTGACATTCGAGCAGACGCTCTATCTCGGCCCAACCCTCCTTAACGACCCGCTGGGCATCCCCAGATTCGCCCGTACCTGGGAGGTCAGCGACATTGACGACCCCGATCAATACACCGCGCTGGAGGCCTGACGAATGTTCGATGCACTACTGCGTATGCAACTGGGCCCGGTCATCGAGCGGCTGGCGGAAATGGAAGCGGACATCGAGGACCTGCACCGACGCGCCGAGAGTTTCTGTCGGATCGGCCTCTGTCAGACCGTCGATGCCGCCAGCAATACCTGCACGGTCAGCCACGGCGGTTTGCTCACGCCGGCGATCAAGTTCTTCAACCCCAGCGCGGGTGCGCAAAGCGAATCGCGGATTCCGTCGATGGGCGAGCAATGCCTGCTGTTCAACTACGGCAGCGGCGAAAGCGGTGCGCAGAGCGTGGCGTTGTTTGGCTTGAACAGCGATCGTTTTCCACCCGCCGCCTCGGTGCCGACGCTGACCCGACGAGTGCACCAGGACGGCAGCGAAAGCAGTTACGACGACGCCACTCACACCTTGCACTGGCAAAACGGCCCGGCCGCGTTCAACGGTTCTCGCGAATCGCTTGAGCTCAGCATCGGCCCGGCGCGACTGGCGCTCACGCCACAACTGATCACCCTGCAACTGGGTGCCGTGGGCGTGACCATCGACGCTTCGGGCGTGCACTTCAGCGGCCCGTTGGTCGACCACCAAGGCCGCGTCATTAGTCCCTGATTTCAAGAGCTTTCCATGATCGGAATCGATAGAGACAGCGGGGCCACGGTTGACGACTGGCTGCAGTTTGTGCAGCGCGCGACCCGAGCCCTGACCACACCGCTGGGCACCCGGCAAAAACGGCCCTTGTACGGTTCGCTGATCCCCACGTCGCTGGGGCAGAACCTCGGCGATGACGTGTTGCTGCTGGCGCAGAGCCACGCGGCGCAAGCGTTCTACAACGTGCAGAACGGCATCGGCGATTTTCAACCGCAAGTGATCGTCGCCAGCCGTCAGGGCGCCGGTCTGCTCCTGCGTTTCGCCGGCACCTGGAAAAACCGCCAACAAACCTTCGAGGTCGTGACATGAGCATGTTGATTCCCGGCCAGAACCAATTGGTCGAACCCGCACTGATCAAGGTCGACGCTTTCGAGGACCTGCTCGCCGAGTTCAAGGCCTTCGTCGTCGACTACGTCGCGGCACGCTCGCTAGACAGCGCGATAAAACTCAAGACCAGCCTGGAGAACGAAAGCGAACTGCTGACCCTTGCACTCGAAGCGTTCTGCGTGCGGCTGCAAACCCACGAGCGCAAATACAACGCCCGCATCAAGCAGATGCTGGCGTGGTGGGCGACCGGCAGCAATCTTGATGCACGGCTGGCGGACATGGGCCTTGAGCGGCAGTTGCTTGATCCCGGTGACCCGGCCGCGTTTCCGCCAGTGCCGGCAATTTATGAAAGCGACGACGATGCTCGCTTGCGTTATTACCTGGCGCCACACGCTCCGGCGGCGGGTTCGCGGATGCAGTATCGCCGCGAAGTCTTCACCCTCGGCGAGCGTCCGGCGGTAAAGGTGGGGTCCACCGAGGCAGGCGTGGTGAATGTCACTTACACCTTCAACCCGGACGGCCTCGCCGCGCAAGTTAAGGATGGCAATGCCCGGCGCACCGCACCGGGCGAAGTGCAGGTCACTGTGCTGTCCCGCGGCGGTGATGGCACGCCTTCCGCGACATTGCTTGACGGCGTTCGTCAGCACTTCGCACGGCCTGATGTACGACCGGAAACCGACTTGGTTACCATCAAGGCAGCCGACATTCAGCGCTACAAGATCCGCGTTGTCGCGAAGATATATTCCGGCCCTGACTCAGGCCTGACCAAAGTCGCCGCGCAACAACAATTGCAGGCCTACGCCGACAGTTGCCATCGCCTCGAAGGCCGGGTCGATCCAAGCTGGATCGACTACATGCTGCACAGTGCCGGCGCCGTGCAATTGCAGATTCTTGAACCGCTAACGCCGATCGTGACTACGGCGTTTCAAGCGCCGTATTGCACTGCGGTCGAGGTCGAGGTGCTGACGCTATGAGTGAAAAAACTCAGCGCCCAACACTGCTGCCGGCCAACAGTTCGGCACTTGAACGAGGTCTGGACCTGGGCTTTGGCGCCTTGCTTGATCGCATCGCGCCGCCGTTCCCGGAGCTGATGAACCCAGCAGAAACACCGGTCGCCTTTCTGCCGTATCTGGCAGCGGATCGCGGTGTTGCTGAATGGAGCACCGCCGCACCGGAAGCAGAAAAGCGCCTGACCGTCGAACTGGCCTGGCCCACGGCACGTCAGGCCGGCACTCGAAAAGCGCTGGAAAACGCTGCCAAGGGTTTGCAACTGCGCCCGGAAATCCGCGCCTGGTACGAACAGACACCGCCCGGCGCCCCCTACAGCTTTTCCGTGCGCGCCTTCACTGAACAACCTTACAGCGAAGCCATCGACGCCCGTCTCGACCGACGCCTGGCCAATGCCAAAAGCGAGCGGGATGTGCTGACCGTCTCGGTGGGGCTCAGCGCGTTCGGCAATCACGTCATCGGCGCCGCGACGTTCTGCGGCGAGCTGACCACGGTTTACCCGGTGTTCATCGAAGGCCTGGAAACCTCTGGCGAGGCGTTCATGGCCGCCGCTTTGTACACCGTCGAAACATCCACTATTTATCCTCAGGGGGCCTGAATGGCTGACTATTACACCCTGCTCACCAACGCAGGGACTGCCTACGAAACGGCGTGCAAGGCCGTGGGTGTGCCGATCAAGCTGACGCAGATTTCGGTCGGCGACGGCAACGGCGCGGTCTACAACCCGGCCGCGACCGCCACCGCGCTGAAACGCGAAGTCTGGCGCGGACCGCTCAATGCACTGTTCCAGGACGAGAAAAATCCGAGCTGGCTACTCGCCGAAGTGACCATTCCGCCGGATGTTGGCGGCTGGTATGTGCGCGAAGCAGGGCTGTGGACCGACACCGGCATTCTCTACGCCGTCGTCAAATACCCGGAGTCGTTCAAACCGGTGCTGGCGACGTCGGGCTCGGGGAAAGAGTTTTACATCCGCTCGATTTTCGAGACGAGCAATGCGTCGCTAGTGACCCTGCAGATTGATGACACGGTGGTCAAAGCCACGCGTGCCTGGGTCATGAGCTATCTGGCCGAAGAACTCGGCAAGCTCGACGGCAAACAATCGGTGCGGGTCGCGGCGACTGGCAATGTCGTGCTGAACGGCGCGCAGCAGATTGATGGTGTGGCGGTGATCGCCGGTGATCGTGTGTTGCTGTCGAGCCAGACACCGGCCAAGGACAACGGCCTGTGGATTGTTGCCAATGGCGAGTGGCAGCGCACGGCTGATGCCGACTCCACCGCCAAAGTTACGCCGGGCCTCACGGTGATGGTGGAGGAGGGCTTAGCGAATGGAGATTCGCTGTGGCACATGACCTCCAACGGGCCGATCACGCTAGGCACTACTGCGTTGACGTTCAAGATGCTTGCAGGGCGAACCGGGATTGCTGCGGGGACTTACAAGAGTCTGACTGTTGATGAATATGGCCGCGCGACGGCTGGTGCCAATCCTGAGACATTGGCCGGTTTTGGCATCAAGGATTCGTACACCAAAGCTGAAGTTGAAGCACTGATCGCCAAGGCTTCTGCGTTGCCGGTGGGTTCGATTGTAGCGTTTCCGGTTGACGCGCCACCACCGGGTTTTCTGGAACTGGATAACAGCGTCAAGAGTAGCGCTACTTACCCGGACTTGAGCGCTTATCTGGGTGGCAAGTTCAACAAGGGCGATGAGGGCGTTGGCAATTTCCGGTTGCCAGAATCGCGTGGTGAGTTTCTACGTGGTTGGGATCACGGACGAGGTGTTGACGCGGGACGGGAAATGGGAAGCTTCCAAAAGGCAACCCTCTTAGCGACCGATGCAGTAACCCCCGCATTGACAGCGCTGCAAGACACGACCGTTGGGTTCAAGCTTGGGCCGACCCTCACTGAGAACAGTCATTCCTATGTTGGAGGTGACGTTGTCAATAAGGCCATGTATCCGGATACCGGCATTTCCGTTAGCACGGCTGAGAGAGCAGGGCTGTCATTTTTAGATAGTCTGCCCATTTATGATCGAGGCAATCTTGTTGGGACGCGGCCACGCAACCTCGCCGTTATGTGGTGCATCAAAGCCTGGAATGCGCCAGTCAATCAGGGAAACGTCGATATCACTGCACTGGCTACGCTGGCGCAACACGCCTCCGAAACCAATCAAGGCACAGCAAAAGTCGCGACTCAAGTGCAGACGGATGCAGGCTCGGACGATAGAACGATTGTCACTCCCAAAAAAATGCGCTGGGGATTTTCAATCAGCGTATCCGGGGACATGAGTGGTAGCTACGTCATCTTCCCGAGCTGGCTTGGAGGTTTGATTCTCCAATGGGGCATGACGCTTGCCATTCCCTCTGGAGGCAATTACGTACAGGTTTTCCCCTTAGCCTTTCCAATGGTAAACCCATCAGTTTTTACTACTTATCCCAATACAGCGACGGATGCTCCCGTTGGATCGACCTATATCGGGCAAATCAAAGGGATCAGTAAAGCAAACGTGACCATTCGCAATACGGGACAGGCTACCGGACAGTTTTATTATTTTGCAATTGGTCGCTAACACACCAAGTGGTGAGGATTAATCATGAAGTTTGCAACATTTGATGAGAGCGGAACGCTGATGGGGCGATACGACTCAAGCATTCACAGCGTTATACCCGAGAGCGCAATTGAACTTGACGAAGCAGTATTTCAGGCGACCAGAGCGGATACAGACGGCGTTTGGAAACGAGTAGACGGGGAAATCGTCAAAGTCGCGCTACCCGATGTTTCTTCGAATAACGCTGCAGCGTTCGCAACTGAGCGTTTTGCACGAGAGACATCAGGCATAACGGTAGAAAACTTAAGCATCGAGACGACCCGTGACAGCCAGGCACTCATCGCCAGTACAGGACTGTCAGCGATTCTCGACGCGGAGTACCGCTGTAACTTCAAAACGCTGGATGGATTTGTCCACATCAACGCAACGCAAATTCTGGCTATTGCCAAAGCTGTCCGTGCTCACGTCCAAGCCTGTTTTGACCGGGAGCTCGAGCTGTTGAATGCGCTCGAGTCGGGCACTTACACAGACGAAATGCTCAAGGATGGCTGGCCCGACACTTCGTCGACCGAGTAAGTCGACTCACTTCAATAAACGCCCCTTACCCTGGGGCGTTTTTTTGCCCGCGTAAAGCATTCAACACCCGCCAAGCCCCTCCGTTGGAGGGGCTTTCCCGTTTATGGAGAAACGAAAAATGGCAAACCGCCAAACCTACACCGTGCTCGTCCCATTCCCCACCAGCGGTGGGCACTGGTCGAGCGTCGGTCAAGAGCTTGATCTGCTCGATGTCGAGGCCAGTGCCTTGCACAGCGCCGGGCGTCTGCAACTGAAAACATCTTCCACCCAGGCCAAAAAGGCCGCTGCCAAGAAGGCTGACTGAACATGGCTGAGGTTTTGAACTTCGAGCACAACGGCATTACCGTCAATGCCACCGAATCCCCCGAGGCCATGGGTGGCCTGGGTGACAACGTCATCGGTCTGGTCGGCACCGCGC comes from the Pseudomonas granadensis genome and includes:
- a CDS encoding XRE family transcriptional regulator gives rise to the protein MQKRNVASVLRALLDQHGISPTELHRRTGVPQSTLSRILSGKIVDPSDKHISKIAEYFGVSTDQLRGRADVAATSGGGRDDVHAELKDISLWDDDTPVDDDEVSVPFLREVELAAGSGRFVIEESERSSLRFGKRSLRHNGVQFDQAKCVTVRGNSMLPVLRDGATVGVNAGKCGIGDIIDGDLYAINHNGQLRVKQLYRLPTGIRLRSFNRDEHPDEDYSFQEIQEEQIVILGHVFWWGMYAR
- a CDS encoding phage holin family protein, with protein sequence MTNEQQALADMPIWLVILLAVVGGVSGEMWRADKEGARGWSLLRRLALRSGACMICGVSAIMLLYAAGLSIWAAGAFGCLTAMAGADVAIGLYERWAAKRIGVCEVPPRDPQ
- a CDS encoding phage baseplate assembly protein V, which translates into the protein MFDALLRMQLGPVIERLAEMEADIEDLHRRAESFCRIGLCQTVDAASNTCTVSHGGLLTPAIKFFNPSAGAQSESRIPSMGEQCLLFNYGSGESGAQSVALFGLNSDRFPPAASVPTLTRRVHQDGSESSYDDATHTLHWQNGPAAFNGSRESLELSIGPARLALTPQLITLQLGAVGVTIDASGVHFSGPLVDHQGRVISP
- a CDS encoding phage baseplate protein, whose product is MIGIDRDSGATVDDWLQFVQRATRALTTPLGTRQKRPLYGSLIPTSLGQNLGDDVLLLAQSHAAQAFYNVQNGIGDFQPQVIVASRQGAGLLLRFAGTWKNRQQTFEVVT
- a CDS encoding baseplate J/gp47 family protein, with amino-acid sequence MSMLIPGQNQLVEPALIKVDAFEDLLAEFKAFVVDYVAARSLDSAIKLKTSLENESELLTLALEAFCVRLQTHERKYNARIKQMLAWWATGSNLDARLADMGLERQLLDPGDPAAFPPVPAIYESDDDARLRYYLAPHAPAAGSRMQYRREVFTLGERPAVKVGSTEAGVVNVTYTFNPDGLAAQVKDGNARRTAPGEVQVTVLSRGGDGTPSATLLDGVRQHFARPDVRPETDLVTIKAADIQRYKIRVVAKIYSGPDSGLTKVAAQQQLQAYADSCHRLEGRVDPSWIDYMLHSAGAVQLQILEPLTPIVTTAFQAPYCTAVEVEVLTL
- a CDS encoding phage tail protein I; this encodes MSEKTQRPTLLPANSSALERGLDLGFGALLDRIAPPFPELMNPAETPVAFLPYLAADRGVAEWSTAAPEAEKRLTVELAWPTARQAGTRKALENAAKGLQLRPEIRAWYEQTPPGAPYSFSVRAFTEQPYSEAIDARLDRRLANAKSERDVLTVSVGLSAFGNHVIGAATFCGELTTVYPVFIEGLETSGEAFMAAALYTVETSTIYPQGA
- a CDS encoding phage tail-collar fiber domain-containing protein, with amino-acid sequence MADYYTLLTNAGTAYETACKAVGVPIKLTQISVGDGNGAVYNPAATATALKREVWRGPLNALFQDEKNPSWLLAEVTIPPDVGGWYVREAGLWTDTGILYAVVKYPESFKPVLATSGSGKEFYIRSIFETSNASLVTLQIDDTVVKATRAWVMSYLAEELGKLDGKQSVRVAATGNVVLNGAQQIDGVAVIAGDRVLLSSQTPAKDNGLWIVANGEWQRTADADSTAKVTPGLTVMVEEGLANGDSLWHMTSNGPITLGTTALTFKMLAGRTGIAAGTYKSLTVDEYGRATAGANPETLAGFGIKDSYTKAEVEALIAKASALPVGSIVAFPVDAPPPGFLELDNSVKSSATYPDLSAYLGGKFNKGDEGVGNFRLPESRGEFLRGWDHGRGVDAGREMGSFQKATLLATDAVTPALTALQDTTVGFKLGPTLTENSHSYVGGDVVNKAMYPDTGISVSTAERAGLSFLDSLPIYDRGNLVGTRPRNLAVMWCIKAWNAPVNQGNVDITALATLAQHASETNQGTAKVATQVQTDAGSDDRTIVTPKKMRWGFSISVSGDMSGSYVIFPSWLGGLILQWGMTLAIPSGGNYVQVFPLAFPMVNPSVFTTYPNTATDAPVGSTYIGQIKGISKANVTIRNTGQATGQFYYFAIGR
- a CDS encoding DUF4376 domain-containing protein, whose protein sequence is MKFATFDESGTLMGRYDSSIHSVIPESAIELDEAVFQATRADTDGVWKRVDGEIVKVALPDVSSNNAAAFATERFARETSGITVENLSIETTRDSQALIASTGLSAILDAEYRCNFKTLDGFVHINATQILAIAKAVRAHVQACFDRELELLNALESGTYTDEMLKDGWPDTSSTE